TTTCAAAAAATTATAAAGTGTTTCTCGAAGTCCAATTCCATATTCTAAATGTGAGGTGACAGTAACACGATCAGTACTTTTGAAATAATTCCAAATCTCTGATTGTGGGGAGATTCTCATAAAATCAATATTTCTGAGATCAGTATTTGCGAATTGATCACCTGGAATTAGGATGATTAAATTAGAAACATTTACCGTTTCTTTAACGGTTTTGTTGATTGTGAGAATGGTTTTTCTCATTGATAAAGGAGAAGATAACAATGCAGTGATTTTATTGATGCCAGCACTAAGTTTTGGGTTTTTCTCAAAAAACCAATAATCGAAAAGTTCCTTCACTTTCAGTTTCAACGGAATTAAATACGCAGTTACTAAAAATAAAAAGATAAAATTGAAAACCCATCGGTCTCTTAAGTAACGAATGGGTAAAAGATAATCTAAAACAAAAATAGAACCAACATAGGTCCCCAAAATAATACCTACTAAAATTAATGTAACAATACTTGGTGTAAAGATGACAAACGACGGAACAAATGTATATCGGTATGTCCCATAAAAAAAGCTGAGTATAAACAATAAATATGTGAATATAAAGAAAGATCGGTGAACGTAAAACCAAGGATACCCATCAAAAAACAAAATACTTGTTGGTAGTGCTACATAAATGACTATAGAAAATACCAAAACCAATCGTTTTAAAAGTGCTTCCTCTTGAGGTTTTGATCGTATTAACTCATAAACATTTGCAATGATATTGATCGATCCAAATAAGACTGTAATTGCATGAGCAACAATTCCAATTCGCTCAATCAGAATTAAATCATACTTCTCTTGCGATGCTATCATTGCCATAATGAATGAAATCAAAACTTGAGGTAACAACCATTTTGAATTGATCTCCTTTCCTCGAAGTCGATAGATCAAATGGTATTGTAAAAAACTTCCTAAATATAAAGTTAGAATGAACAAAAAAATAGAATTTTTGAATGCGAGTACAAAAACATTAGATAAAATGATTAATCCAAAATTAAAGAAAAAACCAAATATTAATGCATCTCTTGTTGAATAGTAAAAATAGACAGCAATTGCTAGGCTAAAAAAAGCTAAAAATAAATCAGAAAAAAATACACCCAAAACATCTGTTTTGCGAATATTCTTTAATTTAAATTCTTCTTCGTAAATTTCTCCCTGTGAGTTTTTAAGTTTTAAAGTATAGGAATCTAATTTAGAAAAATCACTTATCGATTCAAACGTTTCCAAATCGGAAGTGACAATTGAATTTCCCCAATGAGTTCTATTTTCTTCGCCAATATTAACAATCAATCCAGAAGGGTAATAATAAAAGGGAAGTTTTTTGGAACTATTTTGAATTCCAATAAACGAAAAAAATAGGATTAAAAAAAATAATAATGAAGAGAGGATTGTAATTGCCAGTTCTCTCATTGGACTTCCAGCTCTTTGAAATTAAATTTTAATACGGGTTCTCCTCGTTGTTGAATGATGATGGGACCTTTGTCCATACTAATCATATTTTTCCAACCCATACTTGCCACAACTTCTTCCGAATTTCGAATAATCTTAAATTGTTTCCCTTCTTGGATAATATAAAGTTCAGAATAACCAATTTTACCAATGATCATTTCGTAATTTTCTTTCCAGTCTAACTTTTGAAAGGTGGACTGAATTAATGTTTTAATATCAGAAAAACCTTTCAATAATTTTAGTCTGGATTGTGAGTATACAACTCCTAAAATATAAGAAAGTATAATTCCGATATGTTGGTATGATTTTCCTGCATTTAAGATAACAAAAAACCAACTCCCATCTTCTACTTGGAAAAATTCGATGAGGTTTCGATTGGTTCGTTTAAAAGGTGTAATCTCCCAGCCAAGTATATTTGGAATTGTTCCTGTTTCTAATAAATTTTGCACTCGTACAGCATACTCAGCTTCTTTCTGATACTTTTTATTTTCAGAAATGTGATAAGAGAGGATATGATTGTGGATTGTGAGAGCAGATTGACCAGCTAATAACGACAAACTGTGGCTGGCCTCCGAATTAGGAATATTTGATACCGCTATAAAGCCAAATAATTTTTCACGAAAGATAAATGGATAAATATAATTAGCATGCAGTTCCATGAAGTCATTGTTAATGTTTTCATTTGAGAACGTGTTGGCAACCGATGCTCCATTCCGATTGGCTAATAAAAATGATTGAAAACTTGCTTTTACTAAAATGTCTTTTGTGGGACTTAATTTTTTTTGTCTTCCGCGAAAGTAGGAGTGAAAGGCAAACGTTCCATTTTGGGTTAAGACCGCCATCGTTCCTGATTGACTACCAGTAATTTTCACCATATCGGGAAAAACATTTTTAATCAAAGCATCAAAATTAAATCTTTTGATGGCTTGGCGATATGACTCAGCGTCTTCTGTCAAATATTCTGACAAAAACTTTGTTCGCATATACCTTGCTAATCGCTCAATTAATGGTAGATATAAAATTAAAGCAAAAGCACTTGTCAAAAGAAGTGCTAATTCCAATCGATAAGACATGGATTCAGGTATTTGAACTAAAATGATAAAATACGAAACATAAACTAATAAAATAAAAACAGTACGAGTGAATAAATTTGTAACCGAAAGTTTTAATTGGTAACTTGACGGTAAAAAAAATTTCAACGTGTTTTTTATTTTATTAGAAATCATGTTGTATAATATGCGTTTTCTTGGATGTATCCTTCAGTAAAGTCACAACTCCAAAAAGTTTTTTGAAAGTTACCTGTATTGAGTTCAACTGTAATGAAAATTTCTTCATTCGATTTTAGATATTCGGCTAACTTTGATTTGGTCTCATTGCTTGCACCTTTAACGGAAATGCCACCTAATTGAATTTCTAAGTGATCATATGGAATTGGTTCGTCAAAAACTTTACCAATTGCCATGATGAAACGTCCCCAATTAGGATCCCCGCCGTAAATTGCGGTTTTGACGAGAGGTGAGTTTAAAATCGATTTTCCAATCTTAGTCACCTGAAGATCGTCTCTTCCTTTTTTAACAGTTAGTTCGATTAATTTACTCGCACCTTCACCATCTCTTGCAATTTTTTTCGATAGTTCTGTGGCTATGTCTTTTAACATAGATTCAAAATTTTGATCGGGGATGGTTCCTAATTTACCAGAACACATTAATACTACGGTATCACTCGTGGAAGTATCCGAATCTATGGTGATACAGTTGTAAGTCTGATCAACAACACGTTTTAGAATTCCTTTTAGATCTTTCGATTCAGGTAAAAAATCACAAAGGATATAGGATAACATTGTCGCCATATTTGGTTCGATCATACCTGCACCTTTGGCGATTCCGTACATCACACCCTCATTTCCGTTATGCGAATAGGTACGGTAGGAAATTTTTTTCTTGGTATCTGTGGTCATAATGGCTTCAGCTACTTCATCTAAATTTCCAGGTTTTAAGTTTTCTTTGGCACTGGCACAAGCGGTGAGGATTTTTTCGATGGGAAGGGGAACACCAATCACTCCAGTGGAGGAAGGTAAAATATCTTCTTTGGTTATCCCTAATGATTTGGCTAAGGTTTCACAAATTTGATAAGAGTCCTTGATTCCTTTTTCTCCAGTAGCCACATTGGAATTTTTGGAATTGATGACGATGGCTTGTAAGTATCCATCTTTGATATGATCACGGCCAACATAAATGGGAGCTCCAGGAAAATTATTCCGAGTGAATACTGCAGCCGCAGAACAACGAACCTCAGAATAAATCACAGCAAAATCTAAACTTGTATCTTTGATTCCAATATTTTTGCCAAAGGAGTAAAATCCCAAAGGATACTTCATAATTACCTACCGGATACCAATATTCTATCCGGGGACTTCTCTTACGAGAATCTATTTTTT
The sequence above is a segment of the Leptospira levettii genome. Coding sequences within it:
- the argJ gene encoding bifunctional glutamate N-acetyltransferase/amino-acid acetyltransferase ArgJ, whose product is MKYPLGFYSFGKNIGIKDTSLDFAVIYSEVRCSAAAVFTRNNFPGAPIYVGRDHIKDGYLQAIVINSKNSNVATGEKGIKDSYQICETLAKSLGITKEDILPSSTGVIGVPLPIEKILTACASAKENLKPGNLDEVAEAIMTTDTKKKISYRTYSHNGNEGVMYGIAKGAGMIEPNMATMLSYILCDFLPESKDLKGILKRVVDQTYNCITIDSDTSTSDTVVLMCSGKLGTIPDQNFESMLKDIATELSKKIARDGEGASKLIELTVKKGRDDLQVTKIGKSILNSPLVKTAIYGGDPNWGRFIMAIGKVFDEPIPYDHLEIQLGGISVKGASNETKSKLAEYLKSNEEIFITVELNTGNFQKTFWSCDFTEGYIQENAYYTT
- a CDS encoding PP2C family protein-serine/threonine phosphatase, which encodes MRELAITILSSLLFFLILFFSFIGIQNSSKKLPFYYYPSGLIVNIGEENRTHWGNSIVTSDLETFESISDFSKLDSYTLKLKNSQGEIYEEEFKLKNIRKTDVLGVFFSDLFLAFFSLAIAVYFYYSTRDALIFGFFFNFGLIILSNVFVLAFKNSIFLFILTLYLGSFLQYHLIYRLRGKEINSKWLLPQVLISFIMAMIASQEKYDLILIERIGIVAHAITVLFGSINIIANVYELIRSKPQEEALLKRLVLVFSIVIYVALPTSILFFDGYPWFYVHRSFFIFTYLLFILSFFYGTYRYTFVPSFVIFTPSIVTLILVGIILGTYVGSIFVLDYLLPIRYLRDRWVFNFIFLFLVTAYLIPLKLKVKELFDYWFFEKNPKLSAGINKITALLSSPLSMRKTILTINKTVKETVNVSNLIILIPGDQFANTDLRNIDFMRISPQSEIWNYFKSTDRVTVTSHLEYGIGLRETLYNFLKGLHVQLAFPAYDSSSNKKNIQAMILIGEKLDKKYFSIGELKFINEVVKISGMLLENYSLLEDEIQKRKIVRDIQTASIVDNTLRLILPSEVKGIDYGYISKPAVGISGDYLDIIPISNTKMIVLLGDVAGHGLGTGFLVSAIKGIVREQLRNGTSLEGLFREINSFFRARYKGNEFMTLLGGIFDSTENVFKYVNAGHLSLIEMRADGQIKLHSKTQRVLGILETDYHVQELKLLPGTKLFLYSDGITEAFSERDEIFGEDTLIDFLHYNADKTVKELPSLLDQRMTQFRGNREQSDDITFIGLSFSPN